Proteins encoded together in one Lathyrus oleraceus cultivar Zhongwan6 chromosome 5, CAAS_Psat_ZW6_1.0, whole genome shotgun sequence window:
- the LOC127085054 gene encoding glycine-rich RNA-binding protein, with protein sequence MAESEYKCFVDGLVWATDDYSLGKAFSSFGEIIDVKVIVDRETGRSSGSGIITFASKQSMKDAIKAMHGQELHGSKITVSETQSHGSGGGSKGGRRK encoded by the exons ATGGCCGAATCTGAGTACAAATGCTTTGTTGATGGACTTGTTTGGGCCACTGACGACTATTCTCTTGGCAAAGCATTTTCTTCTTTTGGCGAAATCATTGACGTGAAG GTCATCGTTGATCGTGAAACTGGAAGATCGAGCGGATCTGGAATCATCACATTTGCATCGAAGCAGTCAATGAAAGACGCCATTAAAGCAATGCACGGCCAGGAGCTACATGGCAGTAAAATCACTGTGAGTGAGACTCAAAGCCACGGTAGTGGTGGTGGTTCGAAAGGAGGCCGGAGGAAATAA
- the LOC127078464 gene encoding glycine-rich RNA-binding protein: MAESEYKCFIGGLASATYGYALGKAFSSFGEIIETKVIIDHESGTSSESEIVTFASEQSMKDAIKTMHDQELHGGKITVNETQGHDNGGGSEGDNVALIEIE; the protein is encoded by the exons atgGCCGAATCTGAGTATAAATGCTTTATTGGTGGACTTGCTTCGGCCACTTACGGCTATGCTCTTGGCAAAGCATTTTCTTCCTTTGGCGAAATCATCGAAACGAAG GTCATCATTGATCATGAAAGTGGAACATCGAGCGAATCTGAAATCGTCACATTTGCATCGGAGCAGTCAATGAAAGACGCCATTAAAACGATGCACGACCAGGAGCTACATGGCGGTAAAATCACTGTGAACGAGACTCAAGGCCACGACAATGGTGGTGGTTCCGAAGGAGATAACGTTGCGTTGATTGAAATTGAATAA